GCTCATTAATCACAAGTCCCATTTACATTCTCACCAAAGaacgaaaatatataaaatacatataaattatgattgcgtttattgtttgcaatttaaaacgaaaaattagATTTAAGCAATACTcagaaattgaattaacaaTTGAACAGGAAACATGACGCGTCTCCCCATCGTGGCAGCTCTACTTAACACTGTGTTGATCTGTCGCTGGATGCGCTGCATGCTCCGCCTTCGAATGATATGTGTATTCCGTATGGAGTCCTCCATGTGGCGCTGCATGCGAGGCAAGCATCGCATTGTAGCCAGGCTTCTGCATGGTCGACTTGTACACGTTGTTCAGCTCCTGTGCCAGCATATATTGTTCTTGCTCCGGATAGTCGTGTTCGCAATGATGTTCGCCGCATATTTTGCATTCGTAGATGTTGGGACGCAGCGTAACCTTGATGCGCTGTGGAACAAGAAAGCAAGAGGATTTGGATTAGCCGTGATCTATTTGCAGTTCGATCTCAGACTTCTCACCTCCCAGAAGTTGCTGCCATCGGCACGCATAAAGTTGATGATCGCATAGCCGGGTATGCAGATCAGCGACAAAGAGGCAAACATCCAGCCGATGCCGTAGGCCCAGTCCGGATAGGTGTAGCGTCCATTGTGATATGTTGGCTCCTTATAGTTCACCAGACTCAGCACCCAAATGGCCTACGAAAAAATCTATTGTAATATCTTCTTAGCAACTCTTCGGTGGAAACATACGAAGAGCAGGCTAGGTCCCAGCACAAGCCAGCAGGACTTCAAGTAGAAGGATGGCGCCTTGCCGGTCATTTGCTTCACGTTCTTTGAGAGTCGCCCGGTGCCGTAGAACCAGGCTATGGCAATCATCTGACAGAAGGCCAGAAACATTATCGTCACTGAGGCAGCATAGTGATCCATTAGCTGGAAGTAGTAGATGCCGCCCTGTATGATGTTCGGTAGGCCAAACAAACACGAGATGACGCAcacaaaaagcacaacaatCTCATGATAGCCCAAGTGTCGCTTAATCCAGCGTGGGAAGCCATCTTGTATGGATGTGACCACCACCTCGACTATGGCAAACTGCGAGTTGAGGCCAAGGCAGAGAAGCATAAAGAAGAACATCACGGCCCAGAGTTGAGCGTACGGCATCTTGGCCATGGCCTGCGGATACACTACAAATATCATGCCAGGACCATCGCCAATGACGTCGCGTACATTGGTGTTCTGCTCCAGGGCGAGATTCCCTAGTGTAGAGAAGGCAAAGATGCCCACCAGCAGACTGGTCAGCATATTGACAACGCTTACAGCAACTGTGTCCCGTagtatattgttgttgtacttgttgtaGCTGGCAAACGAGATCATCGACCCGAACGTAATGCCCAGCGAATTAAAGTTCTGTGAAGCGGCATTAATCCAAACGTTTGCATTTCCAAGCTCCGACCATTTGGGCTGGAAGAAGAAACGCAATCCCTCGTCGGCACCCTCCAACGTCACAGCTCGGAACATTAGAATGATGATGAGCACAAAGGGGAACGTGGCTGTAAAGTAGCGCACCTTGGCGGAAGATTTGATGGACTTCCAGGTGGCAAAGTACACCATCAGCCAGGCGCACACAAGGCAGGCGAAGAGCTCCCAGCG
This window of the Drosophila albomicans strain 15112-1751.03 chromosome 2L, ASM965048v2, whole genome shotgun sequence genome carries:
- the LOC117565810 gene encoding sodium- and chloride-dependent GABA transporter ine isoform X2, whose amino-acid sequence is MPCRNDLDAQSSKHSEQSYYPISRVAKVPLGIDDDDSYMDMSDEAAHLKPRQQHWANKMQFVLACIGYSVGLGNVWRFPYMCYKSGGGVFLVPYCIILFICSIPLLFMELSVGQYTGRGPIGALGQLCPLFKGAGLASVVVSFLMSTYYSVIIGYSIYYFFTSFKTQMPWIDCSNRWNTPDCWVPQRKENVTAPNTSRTPSEEFFENKVLQISPGLEYPGMMRWELFACLVCAWLMVYFATWKSIKSSAKVRYFTATFPFVLIIILMFRAVTLEGADEGLRFFFQPKWSELGNANVWINAASQNFNSLGITFGSMISFASYNKYNNNILRDTVAVSVVNMLTSLLVGIFAFSTLGNLALEQNTNVRDVIGDGPGMIFVVYPQAMAKMPYAQLWAVMFFFMLLCLGLNSQFAIVEVVVTSIQDGFPRWIKRHLGYHEIVVLFVCVISCLFGLPNIIQGGIYYFQLMDHYAASVTIMFLAFCQMIAIAWFYGTGRLSKNVKQMTGKAPSFYLKSCWLVLGPSLLFAIWVLSLVNYKEPTYHNGRYTYPDWAYGIGWMFASLSLICIPGYAIINFMRADGSNFWERIKVTLRPNIYECKICGEHHCEHDYPEQEQYMLAQELNNVYKSTMQKPGYNAMLASHAAPHGGLHTEYTYHSKAEHAAHPATDQHSVK